From the genome of Metarhizium brunneum chromosome 4, complete sequence, one region includes:
- the Arp1_4 gene encoding Scytalone dehydratase-like protein Arp1 → MGWNQTFLFLAFAATAASSLVGSGTSLQLNGIDYFVSPFSQGKVTNGSVAINTRQNQLGFVPATVIAGDLYTESTLQSLFLNWSTVDDVWQPAFLETIFVFNFAKLTNKNHNYHDGVSSSVFPLQVTHKIPSGPYFLNVHTGEVHPAYRLYDDFAGAFTQSLLQRPDGRFQTLSAQVPAAASITIGVPSRLYFTKTEAKPLAGVRIGVKDIFSLAGVKKGCGNRAWYHLYPVANSTGTAMQNLIDKGAIIVGVQKTSQFANGETPTADWVDYHSPFNPRGDGYQDPATSSAGAGSSIASYEWLDLAVGSDTGGSIRGPATVQGIFGNRPSHGLVSLDNVMPLSPKLDTPGFLARDPCLWNAANAALYRDKYTFFGHQAPRYPKKLYLLDFPAGNTSHAPILQNFVTKLAKFLDTSPTNIDLNKEWERTRPTSAGDQSLAQLLNTTYAAIISKDQAKLVREPFYRDYAAVHDGRLPFVNPVPLARWTWGDSQPSSLLSDAVRNKTLFMDWFNGNILPPSSDPLTCSSGLLLHVNGSADFVSRNRYINPPVPPFGFSNSQISLFAETPDSVFPLGQVPVFSSITNNTEYLPVTIDVVAAKGCDGLIARLAEDLVAAGILTMPRVGAGIEGGEILMRRYFV, encoded by the exons ATGGGTTGGAACCAAACATTTCTGTTCCTCGCCTTCGCGGCGACTGCTGCATCTTCCTTGGTAGGGAGCGGGACTTCGTTACAACTGAATGGCATCGACTATTTCGTTTCGCCTTTCTCACAGGGCAAGGTTACCAATGGCTCGGTTGCGATCAATACTCGCCAAAATCAACTTGGATTTGTCCCGGCAACCGTCATAGCCGGGGATTTATACACCGAGTCAACTCTACAAAGCTTGTTTCTTAATTGGTCTACCGTGGACGATGTTTGGCAACCTGCATTTCTCGAAACCATCTTTGTCttcaactttgccaagttgACGAACAAGAACCACAACTACCATGATGGAGTCTCATCTTCGGTATTCCCGCTTCAAGTCACTCACAAGATACCCTCTGGTCCATATTTCCTCAATGTCCATACGGGAGAGGTACACCCAGCCTACCGGCTTTATGATGACTTTGCCGGCGCCTTTACCCAGTCGCTGCTACAACGACCCGACGGCCGCTTCCAAACACTGTCAGCACAAGtcccagccgccgcctcgatAACAATCGGCGTCCCCTCCCGCCTGTACTTTACGAAAACCGAAGCCAAGCCCCTGGCCGGCGTCCGCATCGGAGTCAAGGACATCTTCTCTCTGGCCGGCGTCAAAAAGGGCTGCGGCAACCGCGCGTGGTACCATTTATACCCCGTGGCAAATAGTACAGGCACTGCGATGCAAAACCTCATTGACAAGGGGGCCATCATTGTCGGCGTCCAAAAGACATCGCAGTTTGCCAACGGAGAGACACCGACTGCAGACTGGGTAGACTACCATTCTCCATTCAACCCTCGCGGAGACGGATATCAGGATCCCGCTACATCGTCCGCCGGTGCCGGCTCGTCAATAGCATCATACGAGTGGCTAGATCTGGCTGTCGGCAGCGACACCGGTGGCTCAATCCGAGGACCAGCCACCGTCCAGGGCATTTTCGGAAATCGCCCTTcccacggcctcgtcagcCTCGACAATGTCATGCCGCTGTCGCCGAAATTGGACACGCCTGGATTCCTGGCCCGCGATCCCTGTCTTTGGAATGCCGCCAATGCGGCGTTGTACCGGGACAAGTACACATTTTTCGGACACCAGGCGCCGAGATATCCCAAAAAGCTGTACTTGCTGGACTTTCCTGCCGGAAATACCTCTCACGCCCCAATACTACAAAACTTTGTCACCAAGTTGGCCAAATTCCTTGATACTTCCCCCACTAATATAGATTTGAACAAAGAATGGGAGAGGACGAGGCCAACATCAGCCGGCGACCAGAGCCTTGCGCAGCTTCTGAATACCACCTACGCGGCGATCATTTCCAAAGATCAGGCAAAACTTGTCCGAGAACCATTTTATCGTGATTACGCTG CCGTTCATGACGGCCGCCTCCCCTTTGTCAACCCAGTCCCCTTGGCTCGCTGGACCTGGGGAGACTCCCAACCAAGTTCCCTCTTGTCCGATGCCGTCCGCAACAAGACGCTTTTCATGGACTGGTTCAACGGCAACATCCTCCCGCCAAGCTCCGACCCCCTGACCTGCTCCTcaggccttcttctccacgTCAACGGCTCAGCGGACTTCGTCAGTCGCAATCGATATATCAATCCGCCAGTGCCGCCGTTTGGCTTTTCCAACAGCCAGATATCGCTATTTGCCGAGACGCCGGATAGTGTCTTCCCGCTGGGCCAGGTTCCCGTGTTTAGTTCCATTACGAACAACACCGAGTATCTGCCTGTCACGATTGACGTTGTCGCTGCGAAAGGGTGCGATGGGCTCATTGCCAGGCTGGCGGAAGActtggttgctgctgggaTACTCACGATGCCGAGGGTCGGGGCGGGGATTGAAGGGGGGGAAATTCTCATGAGGCGATATTTTGTGTGA
- the Arp1_5 gene encoding Scytalone dehydratase-like protein Arp1, which translates to MNQSLTPSAGTDSKTGSSKAISLQDYLDLSTLVFEWADSYDAKDWARLRAILAPALYVDYTKIGKEKWDAMSADDFMAMVSNDDFLGDPCVKTQHLIGATYWERVSESKVIGHHQLRAAHQVYTSPDLKTVKLRGHSHATNEHYYVKSNGVWKFAGLKPEVRWNEYKFEEVFKGSYTQSEKHS; encoded by the exons ATGAACCAATCTTTAACCCCGTCTGCTGGAACAGACAGCAAGACAGGGTCGTCAAAGGCCATATCTTTGCAGG ACTACCTCGACCTGAGTACACTCGTGTTTGAATGGGCAGATAGCTACGACGCAAAG GACTGGGCTCGATTGCGCGCCATCCTCGCGCCAGCGCTCTACGTTGACTACACCAAGATTGGCAAGGAGAAATGGGACGCCATGTCTGCCGACGacttcatggccatggtttcCAACGATGACTTCCTCGGCGATCCGTGTGTCAAGACACAGCATCTTATTGGCGCCACATATTGGGAGCGAGTGTCCGAGTCCAAGGTAATTGGGCATCATCAGTTGAGGGCCGCGCATCAGGTCTACACCAGCCCGGATCTGAAGACGGTCAAGCTACGCGGACATAGCCACGCCACCAACGAGCACTACTACGTCAAGAGCAATGGAGTTTGGAAATTCGCAGGCTTGAAGCCAGAGGTGCGATGGAATGAGTACAAGTTTGAAGAGGTTTTCAAGGGCTCCTACACACAGTCGGAGAAACATTCGTAG
- the Arp2_0 gene encoding Hydroxynaphthalene reductase-like protein Arp2 has translation MASSEETPRSLAGKVALVTGAGRGIGKGIALELAKRGASLVVNYNSAEKPAQEVVDEISKTGSRAVAIKADITKVPEVSRLFQEALRHFGHLDIVVSNSGTEVFKPEEEVTEEDYDRVFNLNTRAQFFIAQHAYVHLRDGGRIVLMSSVAANMSGIPNHALYAGSKAAVEGFTRSFAVDAGHRKITVNAIAPGGVKTDMYDANAWHYVPNGKPGMPMEEIDKGLAAFCPLGRVAVPQDIGRVVAFLAHPDSEWVNGQVILLTGGSVT, from the exons ATGGCATCCAGTGAGGAAACACCACGCTCCCTAGCAGGCAAGGTGGCCCTCGTCACCGGCGCCGGGCGCGGCATCGGTAAAGGCATCGCACTCGAGCTAGCCAAGCGCGGAGCCTCCCTCGTCGTCAACTACAACAGCGCCGAGAAGCCGGCGCAAGAGGTCGTCGACGAGATTTCCAAGACGGGCAGCCGCGCcgtggccatcaaggccgacaTCACCAAGGTGCCCGAGGTTTCGCGCCTCTTTCAGGAAGCCCTCCGGCACTTTGGCCACCTGGACATTGTGGTTTCCAACTCCGGCACCGAGGTGTTCAagccggaggaggaggtgaCGGAGGAGGACTACGACCGCgtcttcaacctcaacaCCCGGGCGCAGTTCTTCATCGCCCAACACGCCTATGTGCATCTCCGGGACGGGGGCCGCATCGTCCTCATGTCGTCTGTCGCTGCGAACATGTCGGGGATTCCGAACCACGCGCTGTACGCGGGGAGCAAGGCCGCTGTTGAGGGGTTTACACGTAGCTTCGCGGTGGACGCCGGCCATAGGAAAATCACTGTCAATGCCATTGCGCCCGGGGGCGTAAAGACGGACATGTATGATGC GAACGCGTGGCACTATGTGCCGAATGGCAAGCCGGGCATGCCCATGGAAGAGATTGATAAGGGCCTGGCAGCTTTTTGCCCGCTTGGGAGAGTTGCAGTTCCTCAAGACATTGGGCGCGTGGTTGCCTTTCTTGCTCATCCCGACAGCGAGTGGGTGAATG GCCAGGTTATCCTCCTTACTGGAGGCTCCGTCACCTAA
- the Pks2_2 gene encoding Polyketide synthase 2, with the protein MQPHRVFLFGDQTGGFATGLQQLLLDKTNPSLVYFVDHANLALRQELSRLPSTDRETLPLIGSVQDILTLHKKGERNVVIDSILSTVKYGNAGCAYPNGQNIHVTGMCVGSLAAAAVSCSRSIGDVIVAGIVAIRAALRVGLRAHQAALLTSNRAAPHTHWSYAVSTESLRLDLIKDALEKFAQDMDTSPLSHPYISAIGLDSVTVSGPPSQLHQFWRENTTFHKPIPIPIWAPYHGPHIFGDIDVETIIESLHPIPKLSQQAPIISSGSGVMASQTLADLIRAALRDILLHRLDLPALVGHIKDIFRSSPNQDFSMTPIATNAATGLVAATAKAAGNTGSVDNEIMDAAALAGSASRATSAKTHDSKIAIIGMSGRFPEAADLDSFWSLLEQGVDAYRPVPPDRFDAHAHHDETGRRKNTSKVLGGCWINQPGLFDAKFFSISPKEAEQSDPAQRLALQTAYEALEMAGVVPDRTQSTQRDRVGVFYGMVSDDWREINSGQNIDTYFIPGGIRAFTPGRINYHFKFSGPSITVDTACSSSLAAIHVACNSLWRGDCDTAVAGGVNVLTNPDIFAGLDRGHFLSTTGNCKTFDDDADGYCRADGVGTVVLKRLEDAVMDKDPILAVLNSAYTNHSAEAVSITRPHAGAQERIFSKLLRETGINPHDVSYIEMHGTGTQAGDATEMSSVLRTFAPDSGRLSNQTLHLGSAKSNVGHGESASGVTSLIKVLLMMKHNMIPPHCGIKGRINHRFPTDLRERNVFIASQPVAWNRPHAGSGKRRVFINNFSAAGGNSALLLEDAPAGEHPETKDPRSTHVVAVSAKSATSLANNLKRLRDFVQDNIHDLDSLSKLSYTTTARRIHYPFRAAMTASSGDQLLQGIESVLLRDEMPKPRKSQKNIGFVFSGQGAQYAGMGRHLFQNNHTFRTQILACNQICLSQGFPSILEIFKQDVDMNSLEPLVVQLATTCLQMSLVSFWKSLGVTPDFCIGHSLGEYAALQAAGVLSVSDTIYLTGIRARMLQEKCSAGSHAMLAVRAPLARVNALLDPAIHEVTCLNGPQDVVIGGRVADVEELERELAKQDIKAVKVSVPFAFHSTQVEPILGEFCDAARGVPFQTQTIPVISTLLGEVVHPETTGVFGPGYLKRHCREPVNFAAAVQAARDANLIHAGTVFVEIGPHPVCSALLKSNMGPDAVTLASLHRKDDGWKVLADTLAALYQAGLKINWDELHRDFASCQEVLPLPSYSWDNKNYWIQYVHNWTLTKGDEPAAMAEATALQAPDGLTSSVQKIIRQTDGPGSLVTIVVQSDFGSARLADVAQGHKVNGEMLCTSSLYAEIGMTLGRQLLEKYRPDLQGYSTEIQDMSVDKPLILKDENKQTLFRAEVVHDKSTHTASMSIYSVDSAGNKTVDHARCLLRFADPNSWLEEWERTYYLIDRSVHWLEERAEQGTDSLLSRGIVYKLFSSLVDYSPSFKGLQEVILNSGDREAAAKVRLQAEKGDFDCNPMWIDSFGQLTGFLMNGHDFTGKDEVFINHGWRSMRCAKPFRKDAVYRTYIRMQHVEKTKYRGDLYIIEDGVIIAVFGGMTFLGMSRSLLNKVLPPRRGAEAINTPHPVAAAPQGMAASAKDTERRPLDIPTRAQRQPSSPQTGTMGRILAILSEEVGLSMEILTDDLVFADYGVDSLLSLTITGRIREELGLDMDSSIFTHYSTLGELKAFLGADQLPDDAVACESSNGQHTPQTSDKGSGTLAAQKPDDDIGPDTTLNRVCAIIAEEVGISVQELSSSQDFQELGIDSLSSLTILSRVREELQLDLESDFFDTHPSFYSLQKALCGTGAASNGATEANETTPSSHRLESDLRSITWQSGQNIVASPPHATSILVSGSPSTARMILVLFPDGSGSAASYGALAPKIRRDIAVYALNCPWRTNGEEILRLGVTLDTMVAKHLVEVGRILDSHRHGRPGSGNSSVGLALGGWSAGGILALEAVRQLGEAGVAVQKMVLLDAPNPIGLQNPPPRMFHFLDELGILGAGKGKAPAWVLRHFDAMVNLLKSYRPRRLEAEDAPKCLIVYARDGICKDPDGPRMDTKPDDAREMLWLLYNRVDFSAEGWKTLVGQQNLAVGVVEDVNHFSMMNPGPKMVEMGNLIGEFLLGPS; encoded by the exons ATGCAGCCTCACAGAGTCTTCCTCTTCGGGGACCAAACCGGTGGCTTTGCTACTGGGCTCCAACAGCTCTTGCTGGACAAGACGAACCCATCATTGGTCTACTTTGTTGATCATGCCAACTTGGCGTTGAGACAAGAGCTGAGTCGTCTGCCCAGCACGGATCGGGAAACACTGCCATTGATTGGCAGCGTCCAAGACATTCTAACACTGCATAAAAAGGGAGAGAGAAATGTTGTAATTGATAGCATACTGTCCACCGT CAAATATGGCAACGCAGGATGCGCCTATCCCAATGGGCAGAATATCCACGTCACGGGAATGTGCGTGGGCTCGTTGGCCGCCGCAGCAGTCAGTTGCTCCCGCTCTATAGGAGATGTAATAGTGGCTGGCATCGTTGCCATCCGAGCCGCCTTGAGAGTAGGCCTGCGTGCCCATCAGGCGGCTCTGCTCACCAGCAATAGAGCAGCACCTCACACGCATTGGTCGTATGCTGTCTCAACCGAGTCCCTGCGGCTCGACTTGATAAAAGATGCACTTGAAAAGTTTGCACAAGACATG GATACCTCTCCTTTGAGCCATCCCTACATCAGCGCCATCGGTTTAGACTCAGTTACCGTCAGTGGACCTCCAAGCCAACTGCATCAGTTTTGGCGAGAAAATACAACTTTCCACAAACCAATCCCTATCCCGATCTGGGCTCCATATCACGGACCGCACATTTTTGGGGACATCGATGTCGAAACCATTATTGAGAGTCTACACCCCATTCCGAAACTATCACAGCAAGCTCCTATAATCTCCAGCGGCAGCGGAGTGATGGCTTCACAGACTTTGGCCGACTTGATTCGAGCCGCGTTACGGGACATTCTCTTGCATCGGCTCGACTTGCCAGCACTGGTGGGCCATATCAAGGACATTTTCAGATCATCCCCGAACCAAGACTTTTCCATGACCCCGATCGCCACAAATGCGGCCACAGGCTTGGttgccgccacggccaaggCCGCAGGAAACACGGGCAGCGTGGACAATGAAATCATGGACGCGGCGGCGCTTGCGGGAAGTGCAAGCCGAGCAACGTCCGCCAAAACCCACGACTCCAAAATCGCCATCATTGGCATGTCGGGGCGGTTCCCAGAGGCCGCCGACCTGGATTCCTTCTGGAGTCTTCTCGAGCAAGGCGTCGACGCGTATCGGCCGGTTCCCCCGGACCGATTCGACGCCCACGCGCACCATGACGAGACTGGACGGCGCAAAAACACGAGCAAGGTGCTGGGTGGGTGTTGGATAAACCAGCCCGGGCTCTTTGACGCCAAGTTCTTCAGCATATCGCCCAAGGAGGCCGAGCAGTCGGACCCGGCACAGCGGCTGGCTCTGCAAACTGCGTACGAGGCGCTTGAAATGGCCGGCGTGGTTCCCGACAGGACGCAGTCGACGCAGCGCGATAGGGTGGGCGTCTTTTACGGCATGGTGAGTGACGACTGGAGGGAGATTAATAGCGGGCAGAATATCGACACGTACTTTATTCCTG GCGGTATCCGGGCGTTTACTCCTGGCCGCATTAATTACCACTTTAAATTCAGCGGACCTAGCATTACTGTCGATACGGCTTGCTCGTCCAGCCTGGCGGCCATCCATGTGGCGTGTAATTCTCTGTGGAGGGGTGACTGTGATACGGCGGTTGCGGGCGGCGTGAATGTTCTCACCAACCCGGACATTTTTGCGGGTTTGGATCGCGGACACTTTTTGTCGACGACCG GCAACTGCAAGACATTCGACGACGATGCAGATGGATACTGCAGGGCCGACGGCGTGGGAACCGTCGTTCTCAAGCGGCTCGAGgacgccgtcatggacaaggatccgatcctcgccgtcctcaacAGCGCCTACACAAATCACTCGGCGGAAGCAGTCTCCATAACGAGGCCTCACGCCGGCGCCCAAGAGCGCATCTTCTCTAAGCTGCTGAGGGAAACGGGCATCAATCCTCACGATGTCAGCTACATTGAAATGCACGGGACGGGCACCCAGGCGGGAGATGCCACCGAGATGAGTTCTGTCCTGCGCACATTCGCCCCTGATTCCGGCCGCCTGTCAAACCAGACTTTACATCTGGGCTCAGCGAAATCTAATGTCGGACATGGCGAATCCGCGTCTGGCGTCACGTCTCTGATTAAAGTTTTGTTAATGATGAAGCATAACATGATTCCTCCTCACTGCGGGATCAAGGGCCGAATCAACCACCGGTTCCCAACCGACCTCCGTGAACGCAACGTATTTATTGCCTCGCAGCCGGTTGCGTGGAATAGGCCTCACGCGGGCTCCGGCAAGCGACGGGTGTTTATCAACAACTTTTCCGCGGCGGGAGGCAACTCGGCTCTGTTGCTGGAAGACGCCCCTGCCGGCGAGCACCCCGAGACCAAAGATCCGCGATCGACTCACGTCGTTGCCGTGTCGGCAAAGTCCGCCACATCACTGGCGAATAACTTGAAAAGGCTCAGGGATTTCGTACAAGACAATATACACGACTTGGATTCGCTCTCCAAGTTGTCCTACACAACCACGGCACGGAGGATACACTACCCGTTCCGGGCTGCCATGACCGCTTCGTCCGGGGACCAATTGCTCCAAGGTATCGAGTCTGTTCTTCTCCGTGACGAGATGCCCAAACCACGCAAAAGCCAGAAGAACATAGGCTTTGTCTTTTCAGGACAGGGAGCACAGTACGCCGGCATGGGCCGGCATCTGTTCCAAAACAATCACACGTTCCGCACGCAAATCTTGGCCTGTAATCAGATTTGTCTCAGCCAGGGCTTTCCGTCTATACTGGAAATCTTCAAGCAAGACGTCGACATGAACAGTCTCGAACCGCTCGTTGTCCAGCTCGCCACCACCTGCCTACAGATGAGTCTGGTGTCGTTTTGGAAATCCCTAGGCGTCACGCCAGACTTTTGCATCGGCCACAGCCTGGGCGAGTACGCCGCGCTGCAGGCGGCGGGCGTGCTCTCCGTCAGCGACACAATCTACCTGACTGGCATCAGAGCACGGATGCTTCAGGAGAAATGCAGCGCCGGGAGCCACGCGATGCTTGCCGTCAGGGCGCCCCTGGCCCGGGTGAATGCCTTGCTCGACCCGGCCATTCACGAGGTGACTTGCCTTAACGGCCCTCAGGACGTCGTCATAGGCGGCCGGGTCGCAGACGTGGAAGAGCTTGAAAGGGAACTTGCCAAACAAGACATCAAGGCGGTCAAGGTCAGCGTCCCGTTTGCCTTCCACTCGACGCAGGTAGAGCCGATCCTTGGTGAATTCTGCGACGCGGCACGGGGGGTGCCGTTCCAAACGCAGACTATACCCGTGATATCTACGCTCCTGGGCGAGGTCGTTCATCCTGAGACGACGGGTGTTTTCGGACCGGGATATCTCAAGAGGCACTGTCGAGAACCTGTCAACTTTGCTGCTGCGGTTCAGGCTGCAAGGGACGCCAACTTGATACATGCCGGGACGGTCTTTGTAGAGATTGGACCTCACCCCGTGTGTTCGGCTCTTTTGAAATCCAACATGGGCCCGGACGCGGTGACGTTGGCGTCGCTGCATCGCAAGGACGACGGCTGGAAGGTGTTGGCCGACACGCTTGCTGCGCTGTATCAGGCTGGCCTGAAGATCAACTGGGACGAGCTGCACCGCGACTTTGCGTCCTGCCAGGAGGTGCTTCCGCTGCCGAGTTATTCCTGGGACAATAAGAACTATTGGATCCAGTATGTTCACAACTGGACCTTGACAAAGGGTGATGAgccggccgccatggccgaagcGACGGCGCTCCAGGCCCCGGATGGTTTGACGAGTTCTGTCCAGAAAATCATTCGGCAGACGGACGGGCCCGGATCTTTGGTTACCATTGTGGTGCAGTCCGACTTTGGGAGTGCTCGGCTGGCTGACGTCGCTCAGGGGCACAAGGTGAATGGCGAGATGCTCTGCACTTCG TCGCTGTATGCTGAAATCGGAATGACGCTGGGCCGTCAACTACTCGAAAAGTATAGGCCCGATCTCCAGGGATACAGCACGGAAATCCAGGACATGTCTGTCGACAAGCCACTGATTCTCAAAGACGAGAATAAACAAACCCTCTTTAGAGCAGAGGTCGTTCACGACAAGAGCACCCACACGGCAAGCATGTCTATATACTCTGTCGACAGTGCGGGAAACAAGACTGTCGACCACGCCCGCTGCCTTCTTCGTTTCGCCGATCCAAATTCGTGGCTCGAAGAGTGGGAGCGCACCTATTATTTGATTGACAGGAGCGTGCATTGGCTCGAAGAGAGAGCGGAACAAGGGACCGACAGCCTCCTCTCCAGGGGCATCGTGTACAAGCTCTTTTCTTCGCTCGTCGACTACAGCCCCTCGTTTAAAGGGTTGCAGGAAGTCATTCTCAACAGCGGCGACAGAGAGGCCGCGGCCAAGGTGAGGCTGCAGGCGGAAAAGGGAGACTTTGACTGCAATCCAATGTGGATCGATAGCTTTGGCCAACTGACGGGGTTTCTCATGAATGGCCACGACTTCACGGGCAAGGACGAGGTGTTTATTAACCATGGTTGGAGGTCGATGAGGTGTGCGAAGCCATTTCGAAAGGACGCCGTGTACCGAACGTACATACGCATGCAGCATGTCGAGAAGACAAAGTACCGCGGGGATCTGTATATAATAGAAGACGGGGTGATTATTGCCGTGTTTGGGGGAATGACG TTTCTTGGAATGTCTCGCAGCCTGTTGAACAAGGTGCTGCCTCCTCGACGGGGTGCGGAAGCCATCAACACACCTCATCCCGTGGCCGCTGCTCCCCAAGGGATGGCGGCGTCTGCAAAAGATACCGAGCGACGGCCCTTGGATATCCCAACTCGGGCCCAGCGTCAACCTAGTTCCCCTCAGACCGGTACGATGGGTAGAATTCTGGCCATATTATCCGAAGAGGTTGGACTTTCTATGGAGATCCTGACAGATGATTTGGTCTTTGCCGACTACGGCGTGgactctcttctctctcttaCCATTACGGGCCGGATACGAGAGGAGCTCGGcctggacatggactcgtccatcttcacccaTTACAGCACCCTGGGCGAGCTGAAAGCCTTCCTCGGCGCGGACCAGCTCCCAGACGACGCCGTGGCCTGCGAGTCCAGCAACGGACAGCACACGCCTCAAACCAGCGACAAAGGGTCTGGCACACTTGCCGCCCAAAAGCCCGATGACGACATCGGCCCGGACACGACTCTCAATAGAGTGTGTGCCATTATCGCAGAAGAAGTTGGGATATCGGTGCAGGAGCTCTCCAGCAGCCAGGACTTTCAGGAGCTCGGGATAGACTCTCTGTCGTCACTCACCATCCTCAGCCGCGTCCGGGAAGAGCTGCAGCTCGACCTCGAATCAGACTTTTTCGACACGCACCCCTCCTTCTACTCTCTCCAAAAGGCCCTCTGCGGAACCGGAGCGGCGTCGAACGGAGCGACAGAGGCCAACGAGACGACTCCATCCAGCCATCGTCTCGAGTCGGACCTGCGCAGCATTACGTGGCAGTCGGGCCAGAATATCGTCGCGTCACCGCCGCACGCGACGTCTATACTGGTCAGCGGGTCGCCGTCCACGGCGAGAATGATCTTGGTCCTGTTCCCCgacggctctggctctgcgGCGTCGTACGGCGCCCTGGCTCCCAAGATCCGGAGGGACATTGCCGTCTACGCCCTCAACTGCCCCTGGCGCACGAACGGCGAGGAAATCCTCCGTCTAGGCGTCACCCTGGACACAATGGTGGCCAAGCACCTCGTTGAAGTTGGTCGCATTCTCGACAGCCACCGGCACGGCCGGCCCGGGTCTGGCAACAGCTCTGTCGGTTTAGCCCTCGGCGGCTGGTCGGCCGGAGGCATCCTCGCGCTCGAGGCAGTGCGGCAGCTGGGTGAGGCCGGCGTCGCGGTGCAGAAAATGGTGCTGCTGGACGCTCCGAATCCCATTGGGCTGCAGAACCCGCCGCCTCGCATGTTTCACTTCTTGGATGAGCTGGGGATCCTCGGGgccggcaagggcaaggcgCCGGCGTGGGTGCTCCGGCATTTCGACGCCATGGTTAATCTTTTGAAGTCGTATAGGCCGCGGCGgctggaggcggaggatgcGCCCAAGTGTCTGATTGTGTATGCGAGGGACGGGATTTGCAAGGACCCCGATGGGCCGAGGATGGATACGAAGCCGGATGATGCGCGTGAGatgttgtggttgttgtATAATCGTGTTGACTTCTCGGCCGAGGGGTGGAAGACTTTGGTTGGGCAGCAGAATCTGGCTGTGGGCGTGGTTGAGGACGTCAATCACTTTTCTATGATGAACCCGGGACCTAAGATGGTAGAGATGGGGAATTTGATTGGAGAATTTTTGCTTGGTCCCAGCTAG